GGCCTCGTAGCCTTCCTCGAAGCCGGGCTGCAGGGCTGCATCGCGCGCTTCCTGAGTCTTGTACTGGATGTGGATGTCGATCTCGGTCCGATCGCCGATCGCGCGGAAGCTAGCAGTTAATGTACTTTGGCCCTCGGGCCAGCCTTCGTAGTTCTCGGTATGCACGATCCTCTCGCGATCTACGATTTCGAGGAACTCGGCTGTCATGCCCATCTCGAATTCGGGATTTTTCCAGACGTAGTGCCCCTGGCCGCCCACGCGGAAGTCGATCTCGCAGGTCGGCATGG
This genomic stretch from Rubidibacter lacunae KORDI 51-2 harbors:
- a CDS encoding SRPBCC domain-containing protein, whose translation is MKALTLKTPTDTSIHIFREIDAPLELVWRAYTEPELVKQWMTGPPDHSMPTCEIDFRVGGQGHYVWKNPEFEMGMTAEFLEIVDRERIVHTENYEGWPEGQSTLTASFRAIGDRTEIDIHIQYKTQEARDAALQPGFEEGYEASYKTLEVMLQRMGISA